The following are encoded in a window of Campylobacterota bacterium genomic DNA:
- a CDS encoding leucine--tRNA ligase, translating to MAYDFKAVESKWRTRWKENPYYKTKDNCQDKKYYCLDMFPYPSGAGLHVGHWKGYVLSDVYARIKWHQGYNVLHPMGWDAFGLPAENDAIRKGIHPKIGTESNISNFKKQLATIGAMYDWDKELNTTDPEYYKWTQWIFLEMFKKGLAYESSIPINWCPKCLTGLANEEVVNGGCERCHTPTEEKPIRQWVLKITDYAEKLLEGLDRLEWSEKVKLMQRNWIGKSQGLVFTAPVKDTGMKIQTFSAHFESFCADTFVVIAPDHPLLPDLLEGTPTKNEVLEFCAELVRKRAERGNEAEKESEGIFTGRYIVDPIGNGDLPIWVASFAIKDYGTGIVKCSAHDERDFKFAKKYNIPLKPVLFPEDKEQAARVANLEECYTDMVHGILQAPAEFAGKRAGDHRQDIIEYCEKKGYAQRKTQYKLRDWIFSRQRYWGEPIPLVHCDACGVVPVPESELPIRLPEVERYEPTGTGESPLASVDEWVNTTCPECGSAAKRETNTMPQWAGSCWYFLRYPNPQLADKPFSPEDMKHWMPVDLYVGGIEHAILHLLYARFYVKVLYDLGHLPFDEPFAKLFNQGMVCMKVPGTDRVEKMSKSKGNVVNPDDIVNDLGSDALRMYMMFMGPPELDTEWQTDSIRGVKNFLNRLWAFLTNDKNIALQAADEKSLKRFHAFLKDFTTRIHDFKPNTAVSAIMEYLNDLEADKCVLDKQLLEHFLAAISVMVPHFASELLETLVGKQLADCSWPEYDAALAESDEVTIVIQVNGKTRTSLVKAKDVTQADIEKEAAQAAEKWLAGKTIRKTIFVPNRLINFVATP from the coding sequence ATGGCCTATGACTTTAAAGCCGTTGAATCTAAATGGCGCACACGATGGAAAGAAAATCCATACTACAAAACCAAAGACAATTGTCAGGATAAAAAATACTATTGCCTAGATATGTTCCCATACCCATCTGGAGCTGGACTACACGTTGGTCACTGGAAAGGATATGTCCTTTCAGATGTGTATGCACGTATCAAGTGGCACCAAGGGTATAATGTATTGCACCCAATGGGGTGGGATGCATTTGGCCTGCCTGCAGAAAATGATGCCATTCGTAAGGGCATTCACCCAAAAATTGGTACTGAAAGCAACATCAGCAACTTCAAAAAACAACTAGCCACCATCGGCGCTATGTACGACTGGGACAAAGAACTTAACACCACCGACCCAGAATACTACAAGTGGACGCAGTGGATCTTTCTTGAAATGTTTAAAAAGGGACTTGCTTACGAATCATCCATTCCCATTAACTGGTGCCCTAAGTGTTTAACCGGCCTTGCAAACGAAGAAGTGGTCAATGGTGGTTGCGAGCGCTGTCACACCCCAACGGAAGAAAAACCAATCAGACAGTGGGTACTCAAAATTACTGACTACGCCGAAAAACTGCTTGAAGGACTTGACCGACTTGAGTGGTCTGAAAAAGTAAAACTCATGCAGCGCAACTGGATTGGTAAAAGCCAAGGGCTTGTCTTCACCGCACCAGTCAAAGATACAGGCATGAAAATTCAAACGTTTTCAGCACACTTTGAGTCATTTTGTGCTGATACCTTTGTCGTCATTGCACCAGACCATCCACTCTTGCCTGACCTGCTTGAAGGTACACCAACAAAAAATGAAGTGCTTGAGTTTTGTGCAGAGCTAGTACGCAAACGTGCAGAGCGCGGCAACGAAGCTGAAAAAGAATCTGAAGGTATTTTTACTGGACGCTACATTGTTGATCCAATCGGCAATGGCGACCTACCAATTTGGGTTGCAAGCTTTGCAATCAAAGACTATGGCACCGGAATCGTAAAATGCTCTGCTCACGATGAACGTGATTTTAAATTTGCTAAAAAATATAACATCCCACTCAAGCCTGTTTTGTTTCCTGAAGACAAAGAGCAGGCAGCACGTGTTGCCAACCTTGAGGAATGCTACACCGACATGGTGCATGGCATCTTGCAAGCGCCTGCAGAATTTGCGGGCAAACGAGCTGGTGACCATCGCCAAGACATTATTGAGTACTGCGAAAAGAAGGGTTATGCACAACGCAAAACGCAGTACAAATTGCGTGACTGGATCTTCTCTCGTCAACGCTATTGGGGTGAACCAATTCCACTAGTACATTGCGATGCATGTGGCGTTGTACCTGTTCCTGAAAGCGAACTGCCTATTAGATTGCCTGAAGTAGAGCGTTATGAACCAACAGGTACGGGCGAGTCTCCGCTGGCTAGTGTTGACGAGTGGGTTAACACGACCTGCCCTGAATGTGGCAGCGCTGCAAAGCGTGAAACTAACACCATGCCGCAATGGGCTGGCTCATGTTGGTACTTTTTGCGTTATCCAAACCCACAGCTTGCAGACAAACCATTTTCTCCTGAAGATATGAAACACTGGATGCCCGTTGACTTGTACGTCGGCGGTATCGAGCACGCAATCTTGCACTTGCTGTACGCACGCTTTTACGTCAAGGTACTCTATGACCTTGGCCACCTGCCATTTGACGAACCGTTTGCAAAACTGTTCAACCAAGGCATGGTCTGCATGAAAGTACCGGGCACTGATCGCGTTGAGAAGATGTCAAAGTCAAAAGGTAACGTGGTCAACCCAGATGACATCGTCAATGACCTCGGCTCAGACGCCCTACGCATGTACATGATGTTTATGGGTCCACCAGAACTTGACACAGAATGGCAAACAGACTCTATCCGCGGCGTAAAAAACTTTTTAAACCGCCTGTGGGCGTTTTTAACCAATGACAAAAATATTGCCTTACAAGCAGCTGATGAAAAATCACTCAAGCGATTCCATGCATTCTTAAAAGACTTTACAACGCGAATCCACGACTTTAAACCCAACACCGCAGTCTCCGCGATTATGGAGTACTTGAATGACCTTGAGGCTGACAAGTGCGTACTTGACAAACAACTGCTTGAACATTTTTTGGCGGCAATTTCTGTCATGGTGCCTCACTTTGCAAGTGAACTGCTAGAAACATTGGTTGGCAAACAGCTTGCAGATTGTTCATGGCCTGAATATGACGCAGCGCTGGCTGAATCTGATGAGGTTACCATTGTCATACAAGTTAACGGCAAAACACGAACCTCACTGGTTAAAGCAAAAGATGTTACGCAGGCAGACATTGAAAAAGAAGCTGCTCAAGCAGCTGAAAAGTGGTTAGCTGGTAAAACAATCAGAAAAACCATTTTTGTGCCTAACCGGTTAATTAACTTTGTTGCCACACCATAA
- a CDS encoding ribonuclease HII, translated as MKQSKITANYFEHDAWKNNAYVCGLDEVGRGCLAGPVVVGAAILPVNTTSNLLKDSKVLDGKKREEAFVWINKHCLWTTVSLDHHIIDHLNIYQATLRAMKQATVQLMAQLPFCKDRLKYIVTDAMPLKLPQVFMHEKLELHHFTNGEKYSTSIAAASIVAKVTRDRLMERMDKHFPQFGFASHKGYATKKHLASINTHGPLIIHRKSFLKKVITIKADHGQQCLF; from the coding sequence ATGAAACAATCAAAAATAACTGCAAATTATTTTGAACATGATGCGTGGAAAAATAACGCGTATGTTTGCGGACTTGATGAAGTTGGCAGAGGCTGTTTAGCAGGTCCGGTGGTTGTTGGCGCTGCCATTTTGCCAGTCAATACAACATCAAACTTGCTCAAAGATTCAAAGGTACTCGACGGAAAAAAACGCGAAGAAGCGTTTGTCTGGATAAACAAACATTGTCTATGGACAACGGTATCTCTTGATCACCACATCATTGACCACCTCAATATTTATCAGGCAACACTACGCGCTATGAAGCAAGCAACCGTGCAGTTGATGGCCCAACTTCCTTTTTGCAAAGATCGGCTCAAGTATATTGTTACTGATGCCATGCCACTCAAGCTCCCACAGGTATTTATGCATGAAAAGCTTGAACTGCATCACTTTACCAACGGTGAAAAATACTCTACATCGATAGCTGCAGCATCAATTGTTGCCAAGGTAACGCGAGACAGGCTCATGGAGCGTATGGACAAACACTTTCCGCAGTTTGGCTTTGCATCACACAAAGGGTATGCAACAAAAAAACACCTGGCCAGTATCAATACTCATGGACCACTGATAATCCATCGTAAAAGTTTTTTGAAAAAAGTTATAACCATTAAGGCCGACCATGGACAACAGTGCCTCTTTTAA